A genomic segment from Holophagales bacterium encodes:
- the gatE gene encoding Glu-tRNA(Gln) amidotransferase subunit GatE — translation MGFVCGLEVHQQLLTPTKLFCRCPAGLYTETHDGTVLRHMRPTLSELGEYDGTALMEFKTKKNIVYLLNVKNVCTYEMDDTPPFLVNQQAIDVAIEQCLMLGCDIVDEVHIARKQYLDGSIPTGFQRTAVVGVNGKIPFRGRTLSVTQVTVEEDSCREVRDRGHCIVWRADRLGMPLIETVTGPDLRTPEEVEEAILLVGRVCRSTGHVRTGLGASRQDVNVSVRGGRRVEIKGVPKAGWAPRLVHGEAWRQVNLLKLRDELHRRGFTDAASLRVESQDVTQLFDGTEIPYLSPAAWERWVETEKMRPGFELGKGPYRVRAARLPGLAGTLSWPTQPEHVFAHELAGRVRVIAGLDQIPNLLHSEAWPDARGTRSELKRLRGRLRCGPDDAIVVVWGPEEDTVTACEEIRLRYVDATQGVPNETRQPFVDGSTDFERILPGPDRMYPDTDSPPTRVTRERVARLKATLAERPWDRERRYTAVGVPVSTAHFLIRRGGAALVDRLAQETGAPVRDVAFLFGERLKGLRRASVPVDAIGEERWAELLRAFVETPVLKQAWELIVLAVAAQPARPVGALLAERALGKEPPAWRAGIPAAFAAAAEKAYRKDDADLVRRLAFAGLMPGLLGRVPAAVVEAAVTSAAARGPEVRA, via the coding sequence GTGGGCTTCGTCTGCGGACTGGAGGTCCACCAGCAGCTCCTGACCCCGACGAAGCTCTTCTGCCGCTGCCCGGCGGGGCTCTACACCGAGACCCACGACGGGACGGTCCTCCGGCACATGCGGCCGACCCTCTCGGAGCTCGGCGAGTACGACGGCACCGCGCTGATGGAGTTCAAGACGAAGAAGAACATCGTCTACCTCCTCAACGTGAAGAACGTCTGCACCTACGAGATGGACGACACGCCCCCGTTCCTCGTGAACCAGCAGGCGATCGACGTCGCCATCGAGCAGTGCCTGATGCTCGGCTGCGACATCGTCGACGAGGTCCACATCGCGCGGAAGCAGTACCTCGACGGCTCGATCCCGACCGGCTTCCAGCGGACGGCCGTCGTCGGCGTGAACGGGAAGATCCCGTTCCGCGGGCGGACGCTCTCGGTCACCCAGGTGACCGTCGAAGAGGATTCCTGCCGCGAGGTGCGCGACCGGGGGCACTGCATCGTCTGGAGGGCCGACCGGCTCGGGATGCCGCTCATCGAGACCGTCACGGGACCCGACCTCCGGACGCCCGAAGAGGTCGAGGAGGCGATCCTCCTCGTCGGGCGCGTCTGCCGGTCGACGGGGCACGTCCGCACCGGGCTCGGCGCCTCGCGCCAGGACGTGAACGTCTCCGTCCGCGGAGGACGCCGCGTCGAGATCAAGGGGGTCCCGAAGGCGGGCTGGGCGCCGCGCCTCGTCCACGGAGAGGCGTGGCGGCAGGTGAACCTCCTCAAGCTCCGGGACGAGCTCCACCGCCGCGGCTTCACGGATGCCGCCTCGCTCCGCGTCGAGTCGCAGGACGTGACGCAGCTCTTCGACGGGACCGAGATCCCGTACCTCAGCCCCGCGGCGTGGGAGCGCTGGGTCGAGACGGAGAAGATGCGCCCCGGCTTCGAGCTCGGGAAGGGGCCGTACCGGGTCCGCGCGGCGCGCCTCCCGGGCCTCGCCGGGACGCTCTCCTGGCCCACGCAGCCCGAGCACGTCTTCGCGCACGAGCTCGCGGGGCGGGTCCGCGTCATCGCCGGGCTCGACCAGATCCCGAACCTCCTCCACTCCGAGGCGTGGCCCGACGCGCGCGGCACCCGCTCCGAGCTCAAGCGCCTCCGCGGGCGCCTGCGCTGCGGCCCGGACGACGCGATCGTCGTCGTCTGGGGCCCGGAGGAAGACACCGTCACCGCCTGCGAGGAGATCCGCCTCCGTTACGTCGACGCGACGCAGGGGGTCCCGAACGAGACCCGGCAGCCGTTCGTCGACGGGTCGACCGACTTCGAGCGGATCCTCCCCGGCCCCGACCGGATGTATCCCGACACCGACAGCCCGCCGACGCGCGTCACGCGCGAACGGGTTGCTCGCCTGAAGGCAACGCTGGCCGAGCGCCCCTGGGATCGCGAGAGACGCTACACCGCCGTGGGCGTCCCTGTGTCGACGGCGCACTTCCTGATCCGCCGCGGCGGCGCCGCCCTCGTCGATCGCCTCGCACAGGAGACGGGCGCACCGGTTCGCGACGTCGCGTTCCTCTTCGGCGAGAGGCTGAAGGGGCTGCGCCGGGCCTCCGTCCCCGTCGACGCCATCGGGGAGGAACGCTGGGCCGAGCTGCTGCGCGCCTTCGTGGAGACGCCCGTCCTGAAGCAGGCGTGGGAGCTCATCGTCCTCGCCGTCGCGGCCCAGCCGGCGCGCCCCGTGGGCGCCCTCCTCGCCGAGCGGGCCCTCGGGAAGGAACCCCCTGCCTGGCGCGCGGGGATTCCCGCGGCCTTCGCCGCCGCCGCGGAAAAGGCGTACCGGAAGGACGACGCGGACCTCGTCCGCCGCCTCGCCTTCGCGGGACTCATGCCGGGCCTCCTCGGCCGGGTCCCGGCCGCGGTGGTCGAGGCCGCCGTCACCTCCGCTGCCGCCAGGGGACCGGAGGTGCGCGCGTGA
- the gatD gene encoding Glu-tRNA(Gln) amidotransferase subunit GatD — translation MNDPLKGYKGHAREVLIRFDVKVWSDVRATNDAGSVFEGVILPRSESFDDLHVVMKLKTGYNVGLHVDRLVDVIEVGYKEAKYKIPEKAFPSRPTLPKVTLLGTGGTIASRLDYRTGAVIPAFTPGELYGAVPELADICNLTTKKIFGVFSENMAMENYIVLANAIGEEIAAGADGIVIGHGTDTMGHTAAILSFMVQNSPVPIVLVGSQRSSDRPSSDAALNLIHSVRTAAYSDIAEVMICMFGPTSDRYGLLHRGTRCRKMHSSYRSTFRTIGDIPLAMVSPTSFTILNDDFRRRDKTRVPVIDPVYDDRTTILYYYPGMKPDLVDALVEKGYRGIVIAGTGLGHVNKPLYPALKRAAEANVHVVMAVQTIWGFAQMYVYDTGRDLMDIGIVPLDNMIPETALMKLSWVLGHTDDHAEVMRMMTTPIAHEITPREPHNGYLVMQGGLPETEEWVRGHWK, via the coding sequence ATGAACGACCCCCTCAAGGGCTACAAGGGCCACGCGCGCGAGGTCCTGATCAGGTTCGACGTGAAGGTCTGGAGCGACGTGCGCGCGACGAACGACGCCGGCTCGGTCTTCGAGGGAGTCATCCTCCCGAGGAGCGAGTCGTTCGACGACCTCCACGTCGTGATGAAGCTGAAGACCGGCTACAACGTCGGCCTCCACGTCGACCGCCTCGTGGACGTGATCGAGGTCGGGTACAAGGAAGCCAAGTACAAGATCCCCGAGAAGGCGTTCCCCTCGCGGCCGACGCTGCCGAAGGTGACGCTCCTCGGGACGGGCGGGACGATCGCCTCGCGGCTCGACTACCGGACGGGCGCCGTCATCCCCGCCTTCACGCCGGGCGAGCTCTACGGCGCCGTGCCGGAGCTGGCCGACATCTGCAACCTGACGACGAAGAAGATCTTCGGGGTCTTCTCCGAGAACATGGCGATGGAGAACTACATCGTCCTCGCCAACGCGATCGGCGAGGAGATCGCCGCCGGCGCCGACGGCATCGTCATCGGCCACGGCACCGACACGATGGGGCACACGGCGGCGATCCTCTCGTTCATGGTCCAGAACAGCCCCGTGCCGATCGTCCTCGTCGGCTCGCAGCGCTCGTCGGACCGCCCGTCCTCCGACGCGGCGCTGAACCTGATCCACTCCGTGAGGACCGCGGCCTATTCCGACATCGCCGAGGTCATGATCTGCATGTTCGGGCCGACGTCCGACCGCTACGGCCTCCTCCACAGGGGAACGCGCTGCCGGAAGATGCACAGCTCCTACCGCTCGACGTTCCGGACGATCGGAGACATCCCGCTCGCCATGGTGAGCCCGACCTCGTTCACCATCCTGAACGACGATTTCCGGAGGCGCGACAAGACGCGCGTCCCCGTCATCGACCCGGTCTACGACGACCGGACGACGATCCTCTACTACTACCCCGGCATGAAGCCCGACCTCGTCGACGCCCTCGTCGAGAAGGGCTACAGGGGGATCGTCATCGCGGGGACGGGCCTCGGGCACGTCAACAAGCCGCTCTACCCCGCGCTGAAGCGGGCTGCCGAGGCGAACGTCCACGTCGTCATGGCCGTCCAGACGATCTGGGGATTCGCCCAGATGTACGTCTACGACACCGGGCGCGACCTGATGGACATCGGCATCGTCCCCCTCGACAACATGATTCCCGAGACGGCGCTCATGAAGCTCTCCTGGGTCCTCGGCCACACGGACGACCACGCCGAGGTGATGCGGATGATGACGACGCCGATCGCCCACGAGATCACCCCGCGCGAGCCGCACAACGGCTACCTCGTCATGCAGGGAGGCCTCCCCGAAACCGAGGAGTGGGTCCGGGGGCACTGGAAGTGA
- the mscL gene encoding large-conductance mechanosensitive channel protein MscL has translation MLKEFKEFAIKGNVIDMAVGVVIGGAFGKIVNSLVADIIMPPIGLLLGKVDFANLFLNLSGTPVASLADAKAKGLATLNYGVFINTAFEFFIIAFAIFMVIKQINRLKREAPAAPAAPPEPSNEEKLLVEIRDLLKKQ, from the coding sequence ATGCTCAAGGAATTCAAGGAATTCGCGATCAAGGGAAACGTGATCGACATGGCCGTCGGCGTCGTCATCGGCGGGGCGTTCGGCAAGATCGTGAACAGCCTCGTCGCGGACATCATCATGCCGCCCATCGGACTGCTTCTCGGAAAGGTCGACTTCGCGAACCTGTTCCTGAACCTCTCGGGGACGCCGGTCGCCTCACTCGCCGACGCGAAGGCGAAAGGGCTCGCGACGCTGAACTACGGCGTCTTCATCAACACCGCGTTCGAGTTCTTCATCATCGCCTTCGCGATCTTCATGGTCATCAAGCAGATCAACAGGCTGAAGCGCGAGGCGCCCGCTGCCCCGGCCGCCCCGCCCGAGCCCTCGAACGAGGAGAAGCTCCTCGTCGAGATCCGCGACCTCCTGAAGAAGCAGTGA
- a CDS encoding amidase translates to MAESVRNVDQGRRRLVGLLAGAGAGAAVFGRALSALAAGGTKVTAEMVKQAEWVSGVAFSDEERALMLEDLNETAEGIAALREVVLDNAVPPAFTFGPNPGAPKPVPDTSAPAPRRERPATRPASDDELAFSTVRDLGRLLRAKRISATELTKLYLARLAKYDPVLSCAVTVTSELALAQAKRADEELAAGKDRGPLHGIPWGAKDLIAVPGTRTTWGSVPFKDQTRPETATVYRRLEEAGAVLVAKTAVGELAWGDVWFGGTTKNPWKLDQGSSGSSAGSASATAAGLVGFAIGTETLGSIVSPCTRCGVTGLRPTFGRVSRHGVMALAWTMDKVGPIARSAEDCALVFSAIEGKDALDPYSADGPFAWPPRRSLSDLTIGYVEELFEEERGKNAKTDAEKARAAEWRQIDRRSLDVLRQLGARLVPLKLPSKTPAGPLSLILTAEAATAFDALVRDGRVKTMVRQTADAWPNVFRQGRLISAVDYLSAQRARTLLMREMDESLSGVDLFVAPTYGGSSLLMTNLTGHPCVVLPNGFRTADGTPTSITFTGKLRGESDLLAVADLFQRATDFHSRRPRLQEAPATKG, encoded by the coding sequence ATGGCAGAGTCCGTTCGGAACGTGGACCAGGGCCGGCGCCGGCTCGTGGGGCTGCTCGCGGGGGCGGGCGCGGGAGCGGCCGTCTTCGGTCGGGCGCTCTCGGCGCTCGCGGCGGGCGGGACGAAGGTGACCGCCGAGATGGTGAAGCAGGCGGAGTGGGTCTCGGGCGTGGCGTTCTCCGACGAGGAGCGGGCCCTCATGCTCGAGGACCTGAACGAGACCGCCGAGGGGATCGCGGCGCTGCGCGAGGTCGTCCTCGACAACGCCGTCCCCCCCGCGTTCACGTTCGGGCCGAACCCGGGCGCGCCCAAGCCGGTGCCGGACACCTCCGCGCCGGCCCCCCGCCGGGAACGCCCCGCCACGAGACCGGCCTCGGACGACGAGCTCGCGTTCTCCACCGTCCGCGATCTCGGCCGGCTCCTGCGCGCGAAAAGGATCTCCGCGACGGAGCTGACGAAGCTCTACCTCGCACGGCTCGCGAAGTACGACCCGGTCCTCTCGTGCGCCGTGACCGTGACGTCGGAGCTCGCGCTGGCGCAGGCGAAGCGGGCCGACGAGGAGCTCGCCGCGGGGAAGGACCGCGGCCCCCTCCACGGCATCCCGTGGGGCGCGAAGGACCTGATCGCCGTCCCCGGCACCAGGACGACCTGGGGCTCCGTGCCGTTCAAGGACCAGACGAGGCCCGAGACCGCGACGGTCTACCGCAGGCTCGAGGAAGCGGGCGCCGTCCTCGTCGCCAAGACCGCGGTCGGCGAGCTGGCCTGGGGCGACGTCTGGTTCGGCGGGACGACGAAGAACCCGTGGAAGCTCGACCAGGGCTCGAGCGGCTCGTCGGCGGGCTCGGCGTCGGCGACGGCGGCCGGCCTCGTCGGTTTCGCCATCGGGACGGAGACGCTCGGGAGCATCGTCTCTCCCTGCACGCGCTGCGGCGTCACCGGCCTGCGCCCGACCTTCGGGCGCGTCAGCCGGCACGGCGTGATGGCGCTCGCCTGGACGATGGACAAGGTCGGCCCGATCGCCCGGTCGGCCGAGGACTGCGCCCTCGTCTTCTCGGCGATCGAGGGGAAGGACGCCCTCGACCCGTACTCGGCGGACGGCCCGTTCGCGTGGCCGCCGCGCCGGAGCCTCTCGGACCTGACGATCGGATACGTGGAGGAGCTTTTCGAGGAGGAGCGGGGGAAGAACGCGAAAACGGACGCGGAGAAGGCGCGCGCCGCGGAATGGCGGCAGATCGACCGGCGGAGCCTCGACGTCCTCCGGCAGCTCGGGGCGAGGCTCGTCCCGCTGAAGCTCCCGTCGAAGACCCCGGCCGGCCCTCTCTCGCTCATCCTGACGGCCGAGGCGGCGACCGCGTTCGACGCGCTCGTGCGCGACGGCCGCGTGAAGACCATGGTGCGGCAGACGGCGGACGCCTGGCCGAACGTCTTCCGCCAGGGACGGCTCATTTCGGCCGTCGACTACCTGAGCGCCCAGCGGGCGCGGACCCTTCTGATGCGCGAGATGGACGAGAGCCTGTCGGGCGTCGACCTGTTCGTGGCGCCGACGTACGGTGGCAGCTCGCTCCTCATGACGAACCTGACGGGGCACCCGTGCGTCGTCCTGCCGAACGGCTTCAGGACGGCGGACGGGACGCCGACGAGCATCACCTTCACCGGGAAGCTCCGGGGCGAGAGCGACCTGCTCGCGGTGGCCGACCTGTTCCAGAGGGCGACCGACTTTCACTCCCGCCGCCCGAGGCTCCAGGAGGCGCCGGCGACGAAAGGGTGA
- a CDS encoding Spy/CpxP family protein refolding chaperone, whose product MKQFLRTSLVPMAAALAFALVAAPLLAVDPPAGPRPEAHGPQGPLADYLRCLGVVGLTDVQKADVRTLLEASKPQMQALHEALKADREALRTAVTAATPDPCVVGAALLKVEADLKAIGEAAKELRTAIEALLTPEQKAKLEGCLRAPRPNAGENEGDEG is encoded by the coding sequence ATGAAGCAGTTCCTCCGGACGTCCCTCGTCCCCATGGCCGCGGCCCTCGCCTTCGCGCTGGTCGCCGCCCCCCTCCTCGCCGTGGATCCCCCGGCCGGCCCGCGCCCGGAAGCGCACGGACCTCAGGGGCCCCTCGCCGATTACCTGCGCTGCCTGGGCGTCGTCGGCCTGACCGACGTCCAGAAGGCGGACGTCCGGACGCTGCTGGAAGCGTCGAAGCCGCAGATGCAGGCGCTCCACGAGGCGCTGAAGGCCGACCGCGAGGCGCTGCGCACCGCCGTGACGGCCGCGACCCCAGACCCGTGTGTCGTCGGTGCCGCCCTTCTGAAGGTCGAGGCCGATCTGAAGGCGATCGGTGAGGCCGCGAAGGAGCTCCGGACCGCCATCGAGGCGCTCCTGACACCCGAACAGAAGGCGAAGCTCGAGGGGTGCCTGAGGGCCCCGAGACCGAACGCCGGCGAGAACGAGGGCGACGAGGGCTGA
- a CDS encoding peptide chain release factor 3 encodes MTDPHHSLAAEIARRRTFAIISHPDAGKTTLTEKLLLYGGAIHLAGSVKSRKATRHATSDWMEVEKERGISITTSVMQFTYAGCHVNLLDTPGHNDFSEDTYRTLAAADSAVMLIDAAKGVEPQTVKLFKVCRLRKIPIVTFVNKLDRAGRDPFDLMDEVEKVLGIPCSPASWPIGSGTDFQGVYDRWHKQLLRYERGETKGARLAAETFDLADPALAGELGAEAHARLVEELAMLDAAGMPFDQQLFLAGELTPVFFGSALNDFGVEPFLARFLELAPAPAPRDSSAGIVEPSHPFFSGFVFKIQANMDPAHRDRVAFVRVCSGRFTRGMEVRNARSGKPLKLNKPLQFLAQERTLVEEAWAGDVLGLWDSGSLRIGDTICEGPVVEYAGIPRFSPELFSRVVLLDPMKRKQLKKGLDQLSEEGAVQVFYDPVRLERDPILGAVGALQFEVIQHRLRAEYAAEVSFVRLPHQIARWIETEGFVPRDFDDPGHTELLADGEGRPLVLFESEWHFERAKKTNPKLSFAAAVQPARAK; translated from the coding sequence ATGACCGACCCGCACCACTCCCTCGCGGCCGAGATCGCCCGCCGCCGCACCTTCGCGATCATCAGCCACCCCGACGCCGGCAAGACGACGCTGACGGAGAAGCTCCTTCTCTATGGCGGCGCCATCCACCTCGCCGGGTCGGTGAAGTCGCGCAAGGCGACCCGCCACGCCACGAGCGACTGGATGGAGGTGGAGAAGGAGCGCGGCATCTCCATCACGACGAGCGTCATGCAGTTCACGTACGCCGGGTGCCACGTGAACCTCCTCGACACCCCGGGCCACAACGACTTCAGCGAGGACACCTACCGGACCCTCGCCGCCGCCGACAGCGCCGTCATGCTCATCGACGCCGCCAAGGGGGTCGAGCCGCAGACCGTGAAGCTCTTCAAGGTCTGCCGCCTCCGGAAGATCCCGATCGTCACGTTCGTCAACAAGCTGGACCGGGCCGGGCGCGACCCGTTCGACCTGATGGACGAGGTGGAGAAGGTCCTCGGCATCCCCTGCTCCCCCGCCTCCTGGCCCATCGGCTCCGGGACGGATTTCCAGGGCGTGTACGACCGCTGGCACAAGCAGCTCCTCCGCTACGAGCGGGGCGAGACGAAGGGGGCCAGGCTCGCCGCCGAGACCTTCGACCTGGCCGACCCCGCCCTCGCGGGCGAGCTCGGAGCCGAGGCCCACGCCCGCCTCGTCGAGGAGCTGGCGATGCTCGATGCGGCCGGGATGCCGTTCGACCAGCAGCTCTTCCTGGCGGGCGAGCTGACTCCCGTCTTCTTCGGGAGCGCCCTGAACGATTTCGGCGTCGAGCCCTTCCTCGCCCGCTTCCTCGAGCTGGCTCCGGCACCGGCGCCGCGCGACTCCTCGGCCGGGATCGTCGAGCCCTCCCACCCCTTCTTCTCCGGCTTCGTCTTCAAGATCCAGGCGAACATGGACCCGGCGCACCGCGACCGCGTCGCCTTCGTCCGCGTCTGCTCGGGCAGGTTCACGCGCGGCATGGAGGTGCGCAACGCGCGCTCCGGCAAGCCGTTGAAGCTGAACAAGCCGCTCCAGTTCCTGGCCCAGGAGCGGACGCTCGTCGAAGAAGCGTGGGCGGGCGACGTCCTCGGCCTCTGGGATTCCGGCTCGCTCCGGATCGGCGACACGATCTGCGAGGGCCCCGTCGTCGAGTACGCCGGGATTCCCCGCTTCTCCCCCGAGCTCTTCTCGCGCGTCGTCCTCCTCGACCCGATGAAGAGGAAGCAGCTGAAGAAGGGGCTCGACCAGCTCTCGGAGGAAGGGGCCGTCCAGGTCTTCTACGACCCGGTCCGCCTCGAGCGCGACCCGATCCTCGGCGCCGTCGGCGCGCTCCAGTTCGAGGTGATCCAGCACCGGCTGCGCGCCGAGTACGCCGCAGAGGTCTCGTTCGTCCGCCTCCCGCACCAGATCGCCCGCTGGATCGAGACCGAGGGGTTCGTCCCGCGCGACTTCGACGACCCGGGCCACACCGAGCTCCTCGCCGACGGCGAAGGTCGCCCCCTCGTCCTCTTCGAGAGCGAGTGGCACTTCGAGCGGGCGAAGAAGACGAACCCGAAGCTCTCGTTCGCCGCCGCCGTCCAGCCGGCGCGGGCAAAATAG
- a CDS encoding NAD(P)-dependent alcohol dehydrogenase has protein sequence MRALCYERHGDPRDGVVKKVFDPRPGPGQLVVRVVAAALNPADWKIVEGKFPFLVFPKKPFVPGWEAAGVVDAMDSRVSGFRVGEEVLVSTGPSAGAVAEKLAVSALHVAKKPAGLSFEEAAAVPAAGQTALQALRDAAGLRPGQRLLVNGAGGGVGTFAVQIGKILGAHVTAVASAAKLEALVHLGADALVDYRKADFAKARDEWDVVFDVVPNRTFGECSRVLAREGVYVTTLPGAGPFLASLGASIRAPFGFRKRCRWVMLKPRGEDLAQLVRWVEEGRLKPVVGKVVPLDQAAWALSDLSAGHATGKTVVRVA, from the coding sequence GTGAGAGCCCTCTGCTACGAACGGCACGGCGACCCGCGCGACGGCGTCGTGAAGAAGGTCTTCGACCCGCGTCCCGGCCCGGGGCAGCTCGTCGTCCGGGTCGTCGCGGCCGCGCTCAACCCCGCCGACTGGAAGATCGTCGAGGGGAAGTTCCCCTTCCTCGTCTTTCCGAAGAAGCCGTTCGTCCCCGGCTGGGAAGCCGCCGGCGTCGTCGACGCGATGGACTCCCGCGTCTCCGGCTTCCGCGTCGGCGAGGAGGTCCTCGTCTCGACCGGCCCCTCCGCCGGGGCCGTCGCGGAAAAGCTGGCCGTCTCGGCGCTTCACGTCGCGAAGAAGCCCGCGGGGCTGTCTTTCGAGGAGGCCGCCGCCGTGCCCGCGGCGGGGCAGACCGCCCTCCAGGCGCTCCGCGACGCGGCGGGACTCCGTCCGGGGCAGCGCCTTCTCGTGAACGGCGCCGGCGGGGGCGTCGGGACGTTCGCGGTCCAGATCGGGAAGATCCTCGGCGCACACGTGACGGCGGTCGCGAGCGCGGCGAAGCTCGAGGCGCTCGTTCACCTCGGTGCCGACGCCCTCGTCGACTACCGGAAGGCCGACTTCGCGAAGGCCCGCGACGAGTGGGACGTCGTCTTCGACGTCGTCCCGAACCGGACGTTCGGTGAGTGCTCCCGGGTCCTCGCGCGCGAGGGGGTCTACGTCACGACGCTTCCCGGCGCCGGGCCGTTCCTCGCGTCGCTCGGCGCCTCCATCCGCGCTCCGTTCGGCTTCCGGAAGCGTTGCCGGTGGGTGATGCTGAAGCCGCGCGGAGAGGACCTCGCCCAGCTCGTGAGATGGGTGGAGGAGGGGAGGCTGAAGCCCGTCGTGGGGAAGGTCGTCCCGCTCGACCAGGCCGCCTGGGCGCTCTCGGACCTCTCGGCGGGTCACGCCACCGGCAAGACCGTCGTCCGGGTCGCCTGA
- a CDS encoding OmpA family protein codes for MKRSVVLAGAAALALAVATSASAAEVKLAGVTFPEGKKISVPFTRTAIAPKAATLEGTMRMEKGQVDVKLSWKMMEPAVMFAGNITTYNVWAVTVDGRPENLGELQVREKKSGEGSFRTGKVTFAIMVTADVLPGTVIPSELVLFTSGKVDPTKAKSEEFSVETSSMIGEFTRPGNPSIADLTYAAKGSEPIELQQADKAYNLAVELKAETVAAKEMETAKTQLAQARNSVKGGSSKAVVDYSRRALDSSGTAVRLKVQQILDERLAAEAARVRAAEERKRQELEAAKAQAAAAEAEKARMAAEVARLKAEQEQLKGSIRDAVGQYMQVEETARGLVVNMADILFDVNKYTLKKDPELALAKVSAILAVFPKVQVRAEGFTDTSGKEELNMKLSAERARTVADFLAAQGVAAERLTHAGYGPANPVGDNATAEGRAKNRRVELILNQGPVTATPGGTVAPERPAKKAAKPAAKPAAK; via the coding sequence ATGAAGCGTTCCGTCGTTCTCGCGGGGGCCGCCGCCCTTGCTCTCGCCGTCGCCACGTCCGCCTCCGCGGCCGAGGTCAAGCTCGCCGGGGTGACCTTCCCCGAGGGCAAGAAGATCTCCGTTCCGTTCACCCGGACCGCGATCGCCCCGAAGGCTGCCACCCTCGAAGGCACGATGCGGATGGAGAAGGGGCAGGTCGACGTCAAGCTCTCGTGGAAGATGATGGAGCCCGCGGTCATGTTCGCCGGGAACATCACGACCTACAACGTCTGGGCGGTCACCGTTGACGGCCGGCCCGAGAACCTCGGCGAGCTCCAGGTCCGGGAGAAGAAGTCGGGCGAGGGCAGCTTCCGCACCGGGAAGGTGACCTTCGCGATCATGGTGACGGCCGACGTCCTGCCCGGCACGGTCATTCCGAGCGAGCTCGTCCTCTTCACGTCGGGGAAGGTCGACCCGACGAAGGCGAAGAGCGAGGAGTTCTCGGTCGAGACCTCGAGCATGATCGGGGAGTTCACGCGGCCCGGCAACCCGTCGATCGCCGACCTGACCTACGCGGCGAAGGGATCGGAGCCGATCGAGCTGCAGCAGGCCGACAAGGCGTACAACCTGGCCGTCGAGCTGAAGGCCGAGACCGTCGCCGCCAAGGAGATGGAAACCGCCAAGACCCAGCTCGCGCAGGCGCGCAACTCGGTCAAGGGCGGCTCGTCCAAGGCCGTCGTCGACTACTCGAGGCGCGCCCTCGACAGCTCCGGCACGGCCGTGCGCCTCAAGGTCCAGCAGATCCTCGACGAGCGCCTCGCGGCCGAAGCTGCGAGGGTGCGTGCCGCCGAGGAGAGGAAGCGCCAGGAGCTCGAGGCCGCGAAGGCCCAGGCTGCCGCGGCCGAGGCCGAGAAGGCGCGCATGGCGGCCGAGGTGGCCCGCCTGAAGGCCGAGCAGGAGCAGCTGAAGGGCAGCATCCGCGACGCCGTCGGGCAGTACATGCAGGTCGAGGAGACGGCCCGCGGTCTCGTCGTCAACATGGCCGACATCCTGTTCGACGTGAACAAGTACACCCTCAAGAAGGACCCCGAGCTCGCCCTGGCCAAGGTTTCGGCCATCCTCGCGGTCTTCCCGAAGGTCCAGGTCCGCGCCGAGGGCTTCACGGACACGTCGGGCAAGGAAGAGCTCAACATGAAGCTGTCAGCCGAGCGCGCCCGCACGGTCGCCGACTTCCTGGCCGCGCAGGGCGTCGCCGCCGAGCGCCTCACGCACGCCGGCTACGGCCCGGCGAACCCCGTCGGCGACAACGCCACGGCCGAGGGCCGCGCGAAGAACCGGCGCGTCGAGCTGATCCTGAACCAGGGCCCCGTGACGGCCACGCCCGGCGGAACGGTCGCCCCGGAGCGCCCGGCCAAGAAGGCGGCGAAGCCCGCCGCCAAGCCGGCCGCCAAGTAA
- a CDS encoding DUF481 domain-containing protein, with product MKKQLQLTLPLAALLAATLSATAADEPKPGWHGSFGAGLSMSSGNSDANSYNVGFDLKYDPKTKNVLKFGGLYLRSDADGETTSDKLTAFARDEYSFTDRFFVYGEVAYLSDAIAQVDYIVSPNAGAGYKLVKTDTVTLEASAGFGGAFEKFEGQDATSSGAYRAGEAFSWKISPTVSFTQKASGLWKSNDTGDAYYHFDVGFTTSISKILELKLAYLLDHKTRPAVVTLDKTDTAFIAALVAKF from the coding sequence TTGAAGAAACAGCTCCAGCTCACCCTTCCCCTCGCGGCCCTTCTCGCCGCCACTCTCAGCGCCACCGCCGCCGACGAACCGAAGCCGGGCTGGCACGGCAGCTTCGGCGCAGGCCTCTCGATGAGCTCCGGCAACAGCGACGCGAACAGCTACAACGTCGGCTTCGACCTCAAGTACGACCCGAAGACGAAGAACGTCCTGAAGTTCGGAGGCCTCTACCTCCGGAGCGACGCGGACGGGGAGACGACCTCCGACAAGCTCACGGCCTTCGCCCGCGACGAGTACTCCTTCACGGACCGCTTCTTCGTCTACGGAGAAGTCGCCTACCTGAGCGACGCCATCGCCCAGGTCGACTACATCGTCTCGCCGAACGCCGGCGCCGGCTACAAGCTCGTCAAGACGGACACCGTCACGCTCGAAGCATCCGCCGGCTTCGGCGGCGCGTTCGAGAAGTTCGAGGGGCAGGACGCCACCTCGAGCGGCGCCTACCGCGCGGGCGAGGCGTTCTCCTGGAAGATCTCGCCCACCGTCTCCTTCACGCAGAAGGCTTCGGGACTCTGGAAGTCGAACGACACCGGCGACGCCTACTACCACTTCGACGTCGGCTTCACGACCTCCATCTCGAAGATCCTCGAGCTGAAGCTCGCCTACCTTCTCGACCACAAGACGCGGCCCGCCGTCGTCACGCTCGACAAGACCGACACGGCCTTCATCGCGGCCCTCGTCGCGAAGTTCTAG